GTCCGCACTGCTTCAAAAGCTTGCTCTAGAATTTCCATACTGTCAATTCCGGTAATCACAACCGATGTCGGCAGATTCAAAGCATAGTGTAAACACTCAATTGGCGTTACTGTCTTTGACCGTAAAAGAATACCATTTGCCAAGCTTTTCATCCCCAAAACGCCGATGTTTTGTTTCACAAGTTCTGGTACAACTAGTTTTGCAAAGCTTCGGTAGTGGGCATCCATCACATTTAGCGGCATCTGCACTGTATCAAATTTAAACCCGTGAGCAGCTGCAACTTCTAGCGTATGTAGATGAATATGGGGATCTTTGTGTCCAGTGAAGCCGATGTATCGGAGTTTTCCAGCTTCTCGCGCCTCAATGAAGGCAGCATTTGCCCCTTCTGGATCAAAAATTCGATGGGGATCTTCGTATCGAATCATTTCGTGATGCTGAACCAGATCGATACAATCAACTTGCAAGCGTTTGAGTGATTCGTCTAACTGTTTTGCAGCTTCTTTTTTAGAACGACCATCGATTTTCGTCATCAGAAACACTTTATCTCGATAGCGATCGCGCAGTGCTTTTCCCATACGAATTTCGCTGACTCCACCGTTGTAATCCCAACTGTTATCCATAAAAGTGATGCCGCGATCGATGGCTGTTCTCACAATACGGATAGCCAATTGCTCATCAACGTGCTTCAAGGCGATGTGCCAACCGCCCAACCCAATGGCGGAAACTTTCTCTCCTGTGCTACCGAGTACTCGATATTGCATTTCTGAATTTGACGTAGTTTCTGACATGTGTTCTCCAAGGCTTTCAGCTATTACTCAAGTACATATAGCCACCTGCCAATTCAAACACAAGGCAAAGTTGACAATATCTTGCTGTAGATACACTTTTCAGCGCGATCGGGAAAAGATTCAAGAAGCCAAAATATCGATGGCAATTTCGGATATTTGAGGTAAAGAATTGAGATTATTGTAGAGACGGCGATTCATCGCGTCTCTTGCTTTAACCGAACAGTGTTAAGGGCACAGCATTACTGTGCCCCTACAACATATTTGGTTCAAATAAATGAAAACTGTTGTAAAACATTAACAATTATTTACCGCTATAGAAAAAGGCAATTTCTTTTTCTTTTAGGGGTGCGAAATCAGCATCTACAAGTAATTGGTCTAGTTCTGCTTGGGGAATGTGCTTTGCGCCAATTCGCACAATGCGCGATCGCATCGTATTAGATACACCACTGCGCTGTCTATTGCCTTCTAGCGCCATAACTTTACCATAAAGTTCTAACTTGGCAGGCGGAATAGGAGAACCATCAAAATCAATTCCCTGTGCGATCGCTTCATCAATCGCATCAGCCCCAGTAGTAGTTTGATTCCCTGAGTTAGTTTCGGTAGGCATGGTGATTTTCTCTTCTTAGCTATGGGTAGATTTTACCAGCCTTGCTGACACCAAAGCCGCCAAAGGTTAACTAATCACGAGCTTGTCGCGTCACCACACCACCAACAAACGCCCCTAAGATAGTGCCTGTCCAAAGTCCTGTTGTGCTACCTTGCCACATTGCCCCTGGCGTCATCCAAGCATTGCACATCTCCTTTAAACCCCAAGGTTGGTTTTGGCACTTTTGGCTATGGAGCATCATGGTGATTTGCCCACTGGTGTAAGCGCCAAAAAAACCTGATGACAAAGCCAAAAAAGTACAAATTAAAATTTTATTTTTTGTCATTAGTCATTAGTCATCTAAAACTGGTTCCCAGCCTCCAGGCTGGGAACCCATTCTGAGAGGCTCCGCCTCCTCTTTCTTGACCAGAGGCAGAGCCTCTGGGAATACATTCCCAGCCTCCAGGCTGGGAACGAGGCTATGCCCCATGCCCAATTCCCAATCAACCCGTATTTCTCATCCCAGCAGCAATGCCATTAATAGTTAACAATGCTCCTCGCAGTAACTCGCCTTTGCTGTAACGAGAATGAATTACTCCAGAAGTCGCAGTGGTATTTAGGGACTGCCGTAAACGCTTGAGTAGTGAAACTTGGATAAATCCCAAAGGTACAATTGTGCCATTGCGTAACTGTACAGATCGTTGCAACACAGGATCGCCATCTAACAGTCGATTGTGATCGGTGATTTTTAACACCAAATCCCTTGTCAGATAAAACTCGCTAGCAATTTGGTCAAAAACCTTGGCAAAACGAAGTTTATCTTCTGGCTTGGACAATTCTTGAACGTAGTGATGTGCCATTTGCATATCTACTTTTGCCAAAGTCATCTCAGCCTTAGAAATCACCATCTTGAAAAAGGGCCACTTAATGTAAAAGTAGCGCAGCAATTTCAAGTGTTCTTCTGGTTCTTCGTTCAAGAATTCTTGTAAAGCTGTGCCAACGCCATACCAAGAAGGAAGTAAAAAGCGGGTTTGTGTCCAGCTAAATACCCAAGGAATCGCTCGCAGACTGCTTAAATCTTTCTTACCAGATGGACGACGTGCGGGACGAGAGCTAATTTGCAGCTGGCTAATTTCTTCAATGGGGGTTACTTGGTGGAAGAAGTCAACAAAATCAGGTTGTTCGTAGATTAAGGCACGATAATGTTGACGCGATCGCGCTGCTAATTCTTCCATAATCTCATTCCAGGGTTCAATATCATCAAACCCTGTTCGCAGCAGGCTAGCTTGAATCACTGCTGTGGTGATGGTTTCCATGTGATACAAAGCCAAGTCTAACAACGAGTATTTAGAAGCCAAAACTTCTCCTTGTTCGGTAATCTTGATTCGCCCATTGATACTATGACCTGGTTGAGCCAAAATCGCCTCGTAAGCAGGGCCGCCACCACGTCCCACAGAACCACCGCGTCCGTGGAAAATCCGCAAATTTATATCGTAGTTTTCTGCTATTTGTTGCAGTGATTTTTGAGCTTTATGAATTTCCCAGTTGCTACTTAAAAAACCAGAGTCTTTGTTGCTGTCAGAATACCCCAGCATTACTTCTTGTAAGTTTGTGGGGAGGGGGGAGGAGGTGGGAGAGGCAGGGGAGCAGGGGAGCAGGGGAGCAGGGGGGGCAAAGGAGGCAGGGGAGGATGAGTTTTTTTCATCCACAATACTCTCTGCTTTTGTTTGTTCGTAACCGCCGGCTAACAAAGCGCGATATAAGGGGAGTTCAAACAGTTTCCGCATGACGCTTCGGGAGCGTTGTAAGTCTTCTACTGTTTCAAAGAGGGGGACAACTTGAATGGTTCCCACAGCTATGGCGGGGTCAAAAAGTCTGGCTTCTTTGGCTAACAGTAGTACTTCCAGCACATCGCTTACGTCGCGGCACATGCTGATAATGTAAGTTTGGCAGATATTTAGACCAAATTCTTGTTGGAGCGATCGCACGACGCGAAAGGTTTCAATGACATCGTTGGTTTTTTCAGAAAATGGCAATTCTGCCGGAATCAATGGCCGACGGGTTTGCAATTCTCCTGTCAGCCAAGCGACTCTTTGCTCCTCCGAGAGGTCGTTGTAAGGTTGGGGTAATAGTTGTAGATATTCCAGTATCTCATTGAGCGCATCGGCGTGGCGGGATGATTCTTGACGAATATCTAGCTGTGTCAAATTAAAACCAAAAATTTCTACCTGACAGATGAGATTTTCTAATTCTCGACAACTTAAGCCTGTTTCTGTCAAGTTGCGCTGAATCATCCGCAGTTCTGCTAAAAAAT
This Nostoc sp. C052 DNA region includes the following protein-coding sequences:
- a CDS encoding aldo/keto reductase, whose protein sequence is MSETTSNSEMQYRVLGSTGEKVSAIGLGGWHIALKHVDEQLAIRIVRTAIDRGITFMDNSWDYNGGVSEIRMGKALRDRYRDKVFLMTKIDGRSKKEAAKQLDESLKRLQVDCIDLVQHHEMIRYEDPHRIFDPEGANAAFIEAREAGKLRYIGFTGHKDPHIHLHTLEVAAAHGFKFDTVQMPLNVMDAHYRSFAKLVVPELVKQNIGVLGMKSLANGILLRSKTVTPIECLHYALNLPTSVVITGIDSMEILEQAFEAVRTFQPMNDEQVRSLLAKTAEAASRGEFEPFKTSSIFDSTAQNPDWLGEEPQRIQQLMSA
- a CDS encoding DUF4090 family protein, translated to MPTETNSGNQTTTGADAIDEAIAQGIDFDGSPIPPAKLELYGKVMALEGNRQRSGVSNTMRSRIVRIGAKHIPQAELDQLLVDADFAPLKEKEIAFFYSGK
- a CDS encoding phosphoenolpyruvate carboxylase; this encodes MGSLLYSSSQTADIYPVSELFLRHRLQVVEELWESVLRQECGQNMVDLLRQLRDLCSPEGQATNDQASSAVKLIEQLNINEAIRAARAFALYFQLINIIEQEYEQRQQLSRYEAETEEIEPETPANVNYSSNQREDDTPVSKGIAADFLRKNYLEKAQVKPKGTFAALFPYLFKMNVPPQQIQRLIAHLDVRLVFTAHPTEIVRHTIRDKQRQVVQLLQKLDALENHSGNTPGAYPWEAADVREQLLEEIRLWWRTDELHQFKPTVLDEVDYALHYFQEVLFDGIPQLYKRFKHTLSNTFPWLEPPSKNFCSFGSWVGSDRDGNPSVTPEITWQTACYQRKMVLGRYIQSVKNLIELLSVSMHWSDVLPDLLESLEADQSQLSEVYDALALRYRQEPYRLKLAYVLKRLENTRDRNLALYNRETPTNQDSPLYRSGADFLAELRMIQRNLTETGLSCRELENLICQVEIFGFNLTQLDIRQESSRHADALNEILEYLQLLPQPYNDLSEEQRVAWLTGELQTRRPLIPAELPFSEKTNDVIETFRVVRSLQQEFGLNICQTYIISMCRDVSDVLEVLLLAKEARLFDPAIAVGTIQVVPLFETVEDLQRSRSVMRKLFELPLYRALLAGGYEQTKAESIVDEKNSSSPASFAPPAPLLPCSPASPTSSPLPTNLQEVMLGYSDSNKDSGFLSSNWEIHKAQKSLQQIAENYDINLRIFHGRGGSVGRGGGPAYEAILAQPGHSINGRIKITEQGEVLASKYSLLDLALYHMETITTAVIQASLLRTGFDDIEPWNEIMEELAARSRQHYRALIYEQPDFVDFFHQVTPIEEISQLQISSRPARRPSGKKDLSSLRAIPWVFSWTQTRFLLPSWYGVGTALQEFLNEEPEEHLKLLRYFYIKWPFFKMVISKAEMTLAKVDMQMAHHYVQELSKPEDKLRFAKVFDQIASEFYLTRDLVLKITDHNRLLDGDPVLQRSVQLRNGTIVPLGFIQVSLLKRLRQSLNTTATSGVIHSRYSKGELLRGALLTINGIAAGMRNTG